The proteins below are encoded in one region of Triticum aestivum cultivar Chinese Spring chromosome 1B, IWGSC CS RefSeq v2.1, whole genome shotgun sequence:
- the LOC123100397 gene encoding uncharacterized protein: protein MDMVHIDLLLEILRRLPPRSLAVSRCACTAWRAAIDHHRLLRADLLPLSVDAAVYDERSSEEPARLFGRPSTARHITSNLEYLADNRLDVRGVQDHCNGLFLTHGWMDEFRVKVVNIATRQWAPLPLLPCACSWPPAMCGRCRNNRYLVYDPTISPHYKVLYIPRILADTTCAEWPPTPYVMYVFSSRTDCWKETSFVREGAAAGTADDVNSCSYDPDEHMHYAAYWQGSLYVPSPRIKDDFLLRINLSSDKYQLIKLPKGRVRSHFRLGKSKKGVYCVVNTNVRCTFRVWFLHESCGLADWILKNEINLEPAFSKQDWHCGPWIPQPPEHIQLLLKSNINLKLADEYNEAVAKDGFDWDSDDEDLVSITDWPKKCDAYIEGPYCLGFHPYKEIVFFNERGVRPCSMVAYHLNSSRIRYLGNMRSRCRYSMEEVSFAYTPCWMMDLPGSN, encoded by the exons ATGGACATGGTGCACATCGACCTCCTGCTGGAGATACTCCGCCGCCTGCCCCCTCGCAGCCTCGCCGTCTCCCGCTGCGCCTGCACGGCCTGGCGCGCCGCCATCGACCACCACCGTCTCCTGCGCGCCGACCTTCTCCCGCTCTCCGTTGACGCCGCCGTCTACGACGAGCGCAGCAGCGAAGAGCCAGCGAGGCTCTTCGGGCGCCCCTCCACCGCACGCCACATCACCAGCAACCTTGAGTACCTCGCGGACAACCGGTTAGACGTCCGCGGCGTACAGGATCACTGCAACGGCCTCTTCTTGACCCACGGCTGGATGGATGAATTCAGGGTCAAGGTTGTCAACATCGCCACGCGGCAGTGGGCGCCGCTGCCCCTACTGCCGTGCGCGTGCTCATGGCCACCGGCCATGTGCGGGCGCTGCCGCAACAACCGCTACCTCGTCTATGATCCCACCATCTCACCACACTACAAGGTGTTGTACATCCCTCGTATTCTCGCCGACACCACCTGCGCCGAGTGGCCGCCTACGCCGTATGTCATGTATGTCTTCTCGTCAAGGACAGACTGTTGGAAGGAGACGTCATTTGTTCGAGAAGGTGCTGCCGCTGGAACCGCTGACGATGTAAACTCCTGTAGCTATGATCCTGATGAGCACATGCACTACGCCGCTTATTGGCAAGGGTCACTCTACGTTCCTTCCCCGCGCATAAAGGATGATTTTCTTTTGAG AATAAACTTGTCGAGTGACAAGTACCAGCTAATTAAATTGCCAAAAGGACGAGTACGATCACACTTTCGTCTAGGCAAATCGAAGAAAGGGGTCTATTGTGTAGTGAATACCAATGTGCGATGCACGTTTCGAGTTTGGTTTCTTCATGAATCGTGTGGTCTGGCAGACTGGATTTTGAAGAATGAAATCAACCTTGAGCCGGCATTTAGTAAACAAGATTGGCACTGTGGACCATGGATCCCACAGCCGCCTGAGCATATCCAGTTGTTGTTGAAGAGTAATATCAACCTTAAGCTTGCAGATGAATACAACGAAGCAGTAGCGAAAGATGGTTTTGATTGGGACTCTGACGACGAAGATCTTGTTAGCATTACAGACTGGCCTAAAAAGTGTGATGCTTACATTGAGGGCCCTTATTGTCTTGGTTTCCATCCCTATAAAGAAATTGTCTTCTTTAATGAAAGAGGGGTGCGCCCTTGTTCAATGGTAGCCTACCATTTAAACAGCTCAAGGATACGGTACCTGGGTAATATGAGGTCCCGCTGCCGCTATTCAATGGAAGAGGTTTCTTTTGCCTACACACCATGTTGGATGATGGACTTACCTGGAAGCAACTGA